A genomic stretch from Helianthus annuus cultivar XRQ/B chromosome 1, HanXRQr2.0-SUNRISE, whole genome shotgun sequence includes:
- the LOC110875572 gene encoding histone H2B, translating into MAPKVAEKKLAEKKPAEEKKTAAAEKKPKAGKKLPKEAGAGAADKKKKRSKKSVETYKIYIFKVLKQVHPDIGISSKAMGIMNSFINDIFEKLAQEASRLARYNKKPTITSREIQTAVRLVLPGELAKHAVSEGTKAVTKFTSS; encoded by the coding sequence ATGGCGCCAAAGGTAGCAGAGAAAAAGCTCGCCGAGAAGAAGCCAGCAGAGGAGAAAAAAACTGCAGCTGCTGAGAAGAAGCCGAAAGCCGGGAAGAAGCTACCAAAGGAAGCCGGCGCTGGAGCCGCCgacaagaagaagaagaggagcaAGAAGAGCGTGGAGACATACAAGATATACATATTCAAGGTGTTGAAGCAGGTGCATCCGGATATCGGAATATCAAGCAAGGCTATGGGGATTATGAACTCCTTTATTAATGATATCTTTGAGAAGCTTGCTCAGGAAGCTTCTAGGCTTGCCAGGTATAATAAGAAGCCTACGATTACGTCTAGGGAGATCCAGACCGCGGTTAGGCTGGTGCTGCCCGGTGAATTGGCGAAGCATGCTGTTTCTGAAGGGACCAAGGCTGTGACAAAATTTACTAGTTCTTAG
- the LOC110875581 gene encoding cyclin-dependent kinases regulatory subunit 1 — protein sequence MGQIQYSEKYFDDTFEYRHVVLPPEVAKLLPKNRLLAETEWRAIGVQQSRGWVHYAIHRPEPHIMLFRRPLNYQQNQENQAQAHQTLLAK from the exons ATGGGCCAGATCCAGTACTCCGAGAAGTATTTCGATGATACGTTCGAATACAG GCATGTAGTCCTGCCTCCAGAAGTTGCGAAGCTTCTTCCGAAGAATCGTCTTTTAGCCGAG ACGGAATGGCGTGCAATTGGAGTGCAGCAGAGTCGAGGATGGGTGCACTATGCCATTCACCGCCCAGAGCCGCACATCATGCTTTTCAGGAGGCCACTCAACTACCAGCAGAACCAAGAGAACCAGGCTCAGGCTCACCAGACCCTGCTAGCCAAGTGA